One Vanessa atalanta chromosome 15, ilVanAtal1.2, whole genome shotgun sequence genomic window, ataaaacaatacaaataaataaagaaaaatagcaAGTAGTATCCAATGTAGATCATAACATCCCTAAGATGTTTTTTAAGTTGACCTCTGTTATGAATTTCAGCAGGATCATATGCACCTAAATTTCCTTGCGGTATCGTAAAATATTcgaacgttaaataaataaacatgggcaaattaaataaaaatagaatgacATGACCATGGAGTAGtaacaaaatagtaataaacGAATGAGCGATATATTTTGGTAGTAACCAATAATTTAGTCTATCGCAGCACTCTTGGGCATTCAAATAATCGCATTCTAAATcagataatgttattatatagtaaactaaaagaaataatatagcACCGTTATCGATCAGagctaaaaaaaacaaaaaagtttcaGCCAATATCATCACTATTTTTGCTATTACTGAGCTCTTTTAAAAACCAAGTGTCACTCGAATACCACAGTAATTGTTATCATAAGCGGCGACCATTCagattgatttaaatgaaatatccatacattttaaggttttttttagttatcaaagataaagataataaaatgacGTTAATAATAGATGTTTCGTGAGTGTTGCTAATTCGACTATAGGGATTAGGGATGgcaatatttatagataatattattaaaacagttattctaggtaaagaaattttaatattgtaattaatagaaatattaccaaaatactaatgtttttaaatcttataaaaacatcaatattttgtattgcttaCTACGATTGAAGTGTTATGAGATTAAACCAATATTTACTATACAATTTTCCAAACAATATACACGCATTTGGActacaacaatataaaatataatattaaaaatattatacgtctTAACCACAATTCAAATTTAGGactcaaatattaatatgaaatacagttcaagaaataattactttcgctacatattatgtaatatttattaaataacaaagacaatggaataaattaacaacgctTGAGAATGATTAAATGTCAAGTaatgaattttttattaaaaaatccgtgttaattaaagaaatactaaaaataaatgtaaataaaattgtataaaaccgaatataatagaaagagactgAGAGAAAGAGATAACCTTCTCTTTCTATTCATCGAAAGTGGCATAACGGTTTTTTCTTACGTGACAtatctgccagttcactctactgtaagccgcgtaataattcgaaatttatttatgagaaaaaatttactatattttttaaaacttgcaAGAGCTTGCTTATATTTAAGAGGGTGAATCAACTCGCTTATATTCTACTTCCATATAATATTGGCCTtgttcgaaaaaatatttttttatgaaattatatcataatcatGCAATTCTCAAGAAAATCTCTCTTTTAGAagagcattttatttattaataaagagtcTTCTAAGACTCACATTTAagaatatcttaaaatttaaaacaatacattcataagtaaagaatattattcaacacaaaacgataaaaaagttattgtttgatatttcaAACTTTGCttgatatttcaaatttaaaaaaaaattactgctaAATTTCTTGCCAGTTATTCTCGGTAATATCtccattccaaaccggtggtagaagaaaaaatagattttaattgatactttttttttataaatttttgaagtagcatatttaaaaaaagctaaaTAACTTGATAACTTagaaatggttcacttttgtaGTATGGTATGGGGTTAAAATTGTCGCAAATAGTAacccctattacctcctaacgggaatacgtcgaattaccaataaaccTGTATAGTGTTtgacattaaacatttaatttaaaaaaggtttcatcattttggcggcaaatgtagatgagtgacttgcagtttgcaatgaaatgaaattaaaacaaaaactgtcataggtttcgaaattcctaaaacaACTATTGAATAAATgcgaagttttattttatatattttagcgtCATACTTTTGTTGTCGCTACGATTTTTGAAGCGGgcgacattataaaaaaaaaaccattgacaTTGGCGCCTGGCGGGAAAGTTAAGCGTCTTTTTTGGATACTCTAGAACGGGAACattgttataacattaattaattgcgtaacttaaccaataaagaaaaacgttattaattaatttcgagagTGATACATACAGCTTATGTAAATACACCGTACAATTAACTAtcaacaattaattaacaaataacattcCTTTACAATTGGTACAATTTCTATATCTGCATGATGGCATTGTCCCTTTATTTAACTTAAGGCATtgactttatatatatgtactcatGTGAGTCAATGGCGTAAGGAGTTGAAACACCGATAGCAAAAGGTCCCAAATCCCAATTGAGAAGTTTTGAATATTCAGTTTGCGTGCGCTGGTAATACCTATATTTGCTTCTTTAAACATGTATAATATCATGGATCGTGTGCCGATGATATTATCATATgtcatgaaaaaatattaagaatttaatattttgcaatttgTAATGATTTTAGATCTAGTCTCTgtatttcgcatttattatcGATGCATTCCTTTTCATTATGACGTCATTATTATTTAGCAATCAAGGTTTTATACCTataggattttttaatatatttacagcttcaattgtttttttgtaatgttaaaacaataaataaaacaacatttatgtCAAAACTTTTTTTCAACAATTCCTTATTTCTAGTAAAGGCTTGGTAATTATTTACAAGGCTTCATTATACGGCAaggtaaaaaattattaaaatgtacagaATCACTACAATCAATACAATCTTATCACATGACTATAATATTGGGTCTGTCTCTGCCAACATCGTCAGATGTCTTAACATGATAgagtaattgatataaaatataattatgaagatTACACGAGAATACGCAATATGTACGGTTAATACAAGCAATATAACGAAGCCAGTTATACTATCCataactattttaatgtaaaccgctaaaattattcaaatttagcaCTGTATATCACTTCGGAATAAAAACTATTAGAAAACAAATGTTAAAACTCTCCTAcaataattacaacaataacaaatatgCAGAtagattacatacatatatatcaaaactTTAATCTCACTTAATATCTTcttgttaaatacaaatttaaacgaacctccaaaatttataaaacaaacacacTTAATTAACGGAAGTTTACGTTAGGTCGTGTATGAAACATTTTCCttacaagaataatattttgttacatggATAGGTACAATTTTGATgagcaattaaatttaacaaatatttatattaaaattagttttaattcacTTAGATTATggaatattacttaattttagtaaagcaataaaaacatttgaatgacTTTAGTTGTTATTTCcaaagttttattttcgttacAATGTTTAAGTTGAAagttttcgtaattttttttttgttctgttaGCTTTTAATGACTCAAATTAATATTCGCTTAAAATCATCtcatataagatttaaatacaataacttaCAAATATAGCACCATACCATATGTGaatgtactttaaaattatattatttcttaaagtactaTCACATATTACCCACCAACATACATTCACACCACTGGCGAAAGAAAGAAaactatcattataaaaaataaactacttacatggaaaatatttttttttaatttgaaagtatTAACATTGGCACATTGAGGCAGCGAAGCCATATTCGTTGTTGGTatcggtttttattattaaaaatataaatgcaaataatgGCATATTCAATTCCGATTcacgaataataatataatattttcatttcggtTCGGAAAAAACTAAATGAATGCAAGTACACGCAAAACTAATTGATACATCTgaacaaaatcgaaataaaatacgaaGGTACTCTAATGAgggtctataaataaataaaataacaaaatcctatgcaaacattccttacattgtctaagaataataattattatagataaaggtGCACCTATCCTAAGCTTTAGACAATACACTGGAATGATACTTTTTTAAGAATGTTACgttcatacaatatttataataacttttttagattaaaataaatattaaacaaattagtaaaagaacattttattgaatcatTTACACCACACTAACTTATGAAGGGTCTATAAACTTAAACAATAAGTGGAAGTTGTAGGTACAATTTATAAGCAATGAATTAGGAATGCTTGCATATGATTTATATGTGTGGAGACGGCTCCCTACTTTAACTAAATGATTCATATCTAATATTGTTCCCGAGCTGGTCCCACCCATGACGATGACTTGTGAATATGCATTTTGCTCtctcatttatcagttattatGAAATGACTTTTAAATTCTGGATTCCCTTCTGTGTAAGACAATTTGCAATTCAACAAGACTGGAATGTCACTTACTGATTTGGGAAATTAGTAACGCATGCAGATGAGATAGttcaaaaacataacattatattgtGTTTCATATTAAAAGTCAAACAGCTTTGATGATGAAACCATCTCATAAGCACACAGAGTATCCCTTATGATAATTTTTTCCCCTAAGTTTTAGTCATCGGGCGGAATGCAGTTATCCACAACTATgttgagtattattattaaactttcattatatacataagtagATATGCCTCAGTAAATAAATggatttatcataaatatgtgAGCCAAGAATGTCACTACACACGTGTTGGTGACTGACGCTTAACActcactaataaataaaacacaaatcacTTAACTAATTTAACCACTAGCAATACAAACAATCGTATATTAAGTACCAAATATTATAACGTCCAATCCTCTCATCACTGCGAACACTATGTGTTTCTGAAATAAGCCTAAGTTTATGTCTAGTCCTTACTAAGTCACCATCCTGGAAGAACGTGTCACTGCACGAGACTagcgttttttaaattaatcgctACCCAGTAGCTTTTCAATAATTCtacttttttaaactaaatactaAACGCCGAGAGTTCATTGGCGACATCGGGAGCACGAAAACTTGAAAAAAACACGTAGACGAGTGTGCCTTACATCAATATGCTGTATCGAGAGATCATAGTGTATGTATCGTTAGAGAGCGTCACTTCAATGCGATAGACAGGCGAGCACGGGTCAGGTGGCGTCAAACTCGATCTTGTCCCACGAATAGTGCTTGAGCGCGGGCCGCGGCGCCGGGCGCGCCGGCACGCCGCCCAGCACCGGGTCGCACTGCGGCATGTGGCCCCGTCTGAACAGGTTCGGAATCAGCTCGTGGTTCATGTAGTCGTAGGCGTCGCTGTCGACGTTCATATTTGAACTTAGATCGAAATCTTTAAAATCGAACTCGCAAGAACGCTCGTCGAAGGAATGGTGACGCGTGTCCTCGTTTTGTAATGATGGTAACGATAAATCGTTCATGTCTTCGAAGCCAGTTCGTGTATGATCTAAAATGTCTCCGTTTGTGAGCGGGGTCATGCTCATTCTTTCGGGTACGTCGTCGTCGATGTCCATGGCGGCGTGAGTATCACCGGCTAGCAATCTACCGAAGAAGTCGTCATGGTTGTCAGACGTCGAATCCGAATTGCAGAAATTAGCATTAAATTCGCTATTTGCTAATAAATCGACATTTAAATCCGAATCAATATCGGTAACTGTATGATCGACATCCAATCGACTGTTAACCGAATTTAAATCCGCGTGATTCATAATTTCGTTCTCGATGTCATTAAGTTCTCTCTGTAACTCGTCGGCTGCGAGTGAATCGCGAACGTGAGAATCTCCAAGTATTTCATCACTAAGTACATCGGTCGGTGTGAACTCACTAGAACCAGTGAGGTAACCAGCATCAAGTGAATGGTTCGGAGTTACATCTCCGACTGCCGAGGGCGGAAGTTCTCCATTTTCTACAAGTATTTCAAGGACGTCATCCATTATCTGACTGTCTTCGGCGCTATCGTGTATAGAAGTGGCGACCACAGCATGCGATATCGGCGGCAACGGTGGTggtggcggcggcggcggaggtgGAACGGGAATGGTATGTTCGGGCTCGTAGTGTGTCGTAGGAAGGATAGCTATCGGCACAACTTTTACACCATTCAAAATATACGCCGAATTTCCCGACTTGGACGAGGTAACATCAGCGCTGACCTCACCCGTAGCGGTCGGCGGAGTGACTGTAAAAAGACGAAGAAACCGTTCGGGTGCGGCATCGGAAGCCGCAATAACGTAACGGGGCGGAGGCGGTGGAGGTGCAGGATGCTGTTGTAATGCATCGAGTTTTGCTCGTAGCTGTGTGACGCACAAGTGAGCCTGAATAAGCCTTCGTCTCTGATCACTAGCGGCCGCGCCGGTAGCCTCTCGTCTAACCGCCTCGAGTTGCTGCCTAGACTCTTCGAGTTGGCGCTCGAGCTCCTCTATAAGTCGGCGTTGCGACTGCACTATGTCCTCGGAGGGTTCCGATTCAGCCTTCGATTCCGGCGAAGCGACGGACACGGGCGACCTAGGTGCCTCCTCCTGCATCTCTAAGAGATAAGGACGCAAGCGGTCGATCAACTGCGGTTTGGGCCCGGACACGCGAAGGTTGCGCCTCTTGCACTCCGCGCGCAGGTCCGACACTTTCATGTCTTCGAAGCGAGCCAAGGAGATGGTGGGCAGGGAGGCGGCCGCGGGaggcagcggcggcggcggcggcgcgcccAGCGCGTCGGACGAGTCGGACGCGGCCGGGGACGGCGCCGGCGACGCGGGCAGCGTGAGCTGCAGTAGCAGCTGCTGCTGTTGCAGGAGCAGCTTGTACGGCGTCTCCACTGATCCCGGAGGCGACGACGCCTTCTGGGCGTTCGGTGGACCTTTGTACTCGTGAAACTTAAAACGAGACTTTAACTGCTTACTCTGTTTTGTTTTCTTACGTTTCGTCGGATCTTTGCCGGGTGCGGGATGCTGAGAAGACGATGTACTGCTGACCGGCGAAAGTGTAGAGGGTGGCGACGGCGAAGGCGATACCTCCTCTGAAGGACCGCAATACGACGATGGATGCTGTGGCCGACCGGAGGAGCCTTCGCTTGTGGCTTTAAAAGCTAAAATGCCGCTTTTTACAGCAGTTTCAATGTTTTCTTCTGTAtggagtatatttttttttatgagttcAAGTGGCCCGGGTCGATGCGACAATTGATCATTCAATTGGTCTGCCAAACGTGCCTTTTTAAGCATTCTTTGCTTCTCCGCCAAACTTGGATCCACATGGCTTTCCTGAAAATATAAGTTACAaccattaatgttttatattttataatactcatACTAATattgaagtattattattatataaaatagacattAACCTGTTCCAGTATATGTCTTCTTTCCAGTTCTTGACGATCAGGTCGGCTCTGAATCTTAGCTTTAAGCAAATCTCCCGTTTTTGCTCTTTCCAATTGcattctttgtttaaaatacgCTGGTGGCGTTTTTAACGCTGTAAGTAAGATTATGGATTAAAATATTGAAGACATTCCagtaattatcttttattttctcGTACTTTATAATGACAAAAATGTTGATTTCTTTGCCAATCGGTTAGAAAATCTCATTAGCCGCGGCATTTAGCCCGTAAATAAAATTCCTACGCCCACGCGCGAGCTGCGACGGGAGTGGAGCTGCGCAGGCGTTTGGGCGCCTAACCAAGACTCGTCATTTACATGATTAGTTGATTAGTAATTGTTCTGTTATAGTACCTTTTATTACCATATTCTTGGTAGTAAAAGAGGAATTTAAACACTCACGCGGCATAATTCCTTGAGCCACCAACTGGTTGATCGGACGCCGCATCATCAACTTCACTTTTAACgctgaaaaaacaaaacaaaatgatttgatacgaaatattaagtttattcttTTCCTCAATAAAAACGAGATTGTAAACACATAGTTTTCCTGTTTATatacattgtattgtaattataatacttcaattttaaataaattacaatcaaaattatGGCAACGGTAGTGTAGGCCACACGGCTTTTTTTGCCCTAAAAAGTGTTTTATAGCTAGCCGAAGGAGTAAATAAGAGTTATGACGAACCAGAACCAGGTGACGAACTTTGACGTAACATGCAAGTAATGTGGACGATGCGTCGACTTGATCGATACGTCGATCGATACATTACgataatattgatatagatGGAAAATGGGCGTGGGCGCATACAGAACTATATTCTTGTTTGCTGTAGACGAGCAAAGAGCAGAGAGACGGGCGGACATCGTTGGCAAAGtgccaatataaataaacactgcACAAGGAAACTAGTGTTATGCCGCGACCGTATTACAGACGAAACATTCACTACCAGTGGGCCGAATATTGTGGGTTACTGGGCGTTAACATTCGCTTCAATTGCCTTTAGCATTCGTTCGTTAAAATATTTCGGTCTTTCGAATCTAAGCATTCCgtgagaatttatattttaatatataaaatgacgtGAATAgcgaaagaaatatattatttttgctagTATATTTTTCATGAAGTCATGATATATTgtgttataaacatttttattgcctTTCGTAAAAATGACGTTATATAagtgtaagaaaatatattaaaaactacggTGTCCATTTAGTCATTCGATTTTGTTGCGTGAGTTTTAATAAACAGTTTAATGTGTACGAGATGGTACTGACGGAGAGACGGCTTGTTTATTGGCGATGCACGCGCAGACAGGCGGAGACGCAAGTACGGCCGGATGTGAACGTTGCGCGCCGCATTCTGATGCGTATATCGCAGAAAACTTGATAAATGCTGCATGAAGATAACCAGCTACGATATTTTATGAgcaaattttactttttcacCCGGATACTGAATGCAATTTATATTCGGTATTTATTGGTTTATATACGGCAGTCGTTCGAAGCTTTGCATAAAAAACGTTACATAATCCAGTaagaatattactattttatgtaattacttGAAAACCGACATCTAATCCACTAGGTAGGAGCTGCTAGtttatgaaacattaaaaacacTTTCCTCTTCTTAAATTGAAAGtcttgtttgtttatctttttttaatatttcatttaaacttgTATGCATACAAATGGATCCTTGGTGAAACAATTCGATTATTCTAAGCTGCCTTTCTCTTATGCACAATACTCACATTCCTTATGCTTGCCCATGGCCGGCTGCAGCGGGCTGTCGTCCACGACGACCTTCGGGGGTGAGACTCGCGGCGGCGAGCTCGGCGGCTCGCTCGTGCCGCTACAACTCGCTTGACGACCGGCCATCTCCTCCGCACCCGAACTAAAATAATAGACTAATATTAATACACGAAttcattcttattattattataaacaatcattAGTACTTCATTTGTCACCATACATTCATCCAGTCATTTTAACACAATTGTTTAAAACCATACATCATAATAAGTACACGTTGATTagcttaaaaaatttaaactaagtgagatcttatatttttgtaaggtTATTAGATTACATAAAAAGTTAAGATAAGGATTTctgtttaattttcaaaataaaatatacctgaAGGTGTCGTCTTCAGGGGGCGTTGAGGGGGTTCGCGGCGAGGCAGGAGAGTGGGAGGGCGAAGCCGCACGACTACGTTCGGGGGCGCGTCGGGGCTGCTTGAACCACTCGGGATATATTGCACTTAAAGTCTCTACTAGGTCGTGGTCCAGCGTCACACGCCACGACGCGCGACCCTCAGAGCCCTCCGACCCACCGCCTCCGCCGCACGACGAACGGCTTTCTGAaatcatttattgatttttataatttaaattgtaatttaagtaaattcctAGAAATGGTGACCACTCAGTGACATGAAATAGAAACGAATAATGTACTCGAAGTGAAGTGTATCACCATCGGAAATTGGTAACGCAATTTGGATAGCGATAGGTGTGGTCTGGGCGAATCGCTCCAATGAACCGCTCTAATTTATTAGTAGGTAGGTACATATTTAACAGTCACAATAGGCATATACAAAATGTATGcagtaaaacaaaagaaaattcaaaGACTAATtgctaaaaattgttttatatattacaaacaatcGGTTCCGACTACGCACAACTTAAATTAGGTATTTCCCACTTcagtttttatacaaatactagTTCACGTGcgctcgcgttttagtggtTGGTACTGAAGTGTTGAGTACAAAAAGTATTTTGGGATTAAATCGTGCTTCATATCAAATGACATCAAATTCGGTACactggtttggtcgtgaaagcgtaacagacagaattagtttcgcatttataatattagtatagattttattatagaataaaatcagCTTGGAGCCGAGTATACCGCACGCAATACGCATTTGTATTCCATTGTTCAAATAACGTGCATTAGCATCGGTAAATAAGACAATCTTTAGTCaggaaaacttttaattaatatgcacatgatctataaaatatataagaagataaATGCTAAggcgttttttttataaatattacatacaaagttTGCTTTAATCTTTTACAGTTTTGACAACGTTCGTTAGAAAAGCGCTGTGCCCAAAAAAATTCTCTCCCACTTCCGCGAACGTCTTATAGCATTCCGGGGCCCAAGGGATAATAGTAGCTAGGTGGATAAAGTACAGTGACGGATTAAAAAATACGCATGTCCGAAATTGTAGATAGCCTTTTTTTTCTGCGAATCGTACTTTTCACCTCGTGCTCTGGTGCTTACAGCATAAACGAATATATTGGCCTATCTGGGGCCCCCTTGAGAATGGGAAGCCTAGGGTCGGGCCCCGTGTTTCGGGAAAGACGGTACGGCCTACTAcgttaacacaaaaatataccaCACATAAATATGGTAGAAAGCCTTGTCTAgaatcaaaaatatacaatcgGATAAGGAATCTTTGTGTAAATCCGGAAaacaaacattcaaaaataatttgtttttaataaaaattattattttaaaaatataagtctaATTACACAGCTATTCCATTCTTTGATCTCAGATATATTGTTAGGGTAGAACGTAAATCAGCATTATCTTACGCATTGGTATACgagataaatttaagtaaacaaaTGCATAGGCGAGTTATGCAACATTAATATCTTTGTCTAAGCAATGTTACTCAAGGTATCATAAAAACGTCCTTCTATctatcttctatatatattctatcctttgaaaatgtttaatgtaattttttaatagcgtaaaaatattaatgcaaaaaaattattatgatttaatgttTACCTATGTCATTATGCATGAaacaaactgttttttttatttatttgaaataagtagGCAAACAGGAAAATGCACAGCTGATTGTTTGTGGTCCCCACCACGCATAGACATTGCcactaagaaaaatattattcaacccTTACATCGGCAATGCACCAACAGCTTtgaaaaataagatgttataacCCTTATGCCTGAACttagactggctcactccaAAAGCAACAGAATAATTAGTATTGCgtttcggcggtagaatatgtgacgaGTACGTGGTCAAACTGCG contains:
- the LOC125069101 gene encoding actin cytoskeleton-regulatory complex protein PAN1 isoform X3; its protein translation is MKILKVSESRSSCGGGGGSEGSEGRASWRVTLDHDLVETLSAIYPEWFKQPRRAPERSRAASPSHSPASPRTPSTPPEDDTFSSGAEEMAGRQASCSGTSEPPSSPPRVSPPKVVVDDSPLQPAMGKHKESLKVKLMMRRPINQLVAQGIMPPLKTPPAYFKQRMQLERAKTGDLLKAKIQSRPDRQELERRHILEQESHVDPSLAEKQRMLKKARLADQLNDQLSHRPGPLELIKKNILHTEENIETAVKSGILAFKATSEGSSGRPQHPSSYCGPSEEVSPSPSPPSTLSPVSSTSSSQHPAPGKDPTKRKKTKQSKQLKSRFKFHEYKGPPNAQKASSPPGSVETPYKLLLQQQQLLLQLTLPASPAPSPAASDSSDALGAPPPPPLPPAAASLPTISLARFEDMKVSDLRAECKRRNLRVSGPKPQLIDRLRPYLLEMQEEAPRSPVSVASPESKAESEPSEDIVQSQRRLIEELERQLEESRQQLEAVRREATGAAASDQRRRLIQAHLCVTQLRAKLDALQQHPAPPPPPPRYVIAASDAAPERFLRLFTVTPPTATGEVSADVTSSKSGNSAYILNGVKVVPIAILPTTHYEPEHTIPVPPPPPPPPPPLPPISHAVVATSIHDSAEDSQIMDDVLEILVENGELPPSAVGDVTPNHSLDAGYLTGSSEFTPTDVLSDEILGDSHVRDSLAADELQRELNDIENEIMNHADLNSVNSRLDVDHTVTDIDSDLNVDLLANSEFNANFCNSDSTSDNHDDFFGRLLAGDTHAAMDIDDDVPERMSMTPLTNGDILDHTRTGFEDMNDLSLPSLQNEDTRHHSFDERSCEFDFKDFDLSSNMNVDSDAYDYMNHELIPNLFRRGHMPQCDPVLGGVPARPAPRPALKHYSWDKIEFDAT
- the LOC125069101 gene encoding uncharacterized protein LOC125069101 isoform X1, translated to MPVRHRELGDELAPPEPKRCRHCDESRSSCGGGGGSEGSEGRASWRVTLDHDLVETLSAIYPEWFKQPRRAPERSRAASPSHSPASPRTPSTPPEDDTFSSGAEEMAGRQASCSGTSEPPSSPPRVSPPKVVVDDSPLQPAMGKHKESLKVKLMMRRPINQLVAQGIMPPLKTPPAYFKQRMQLERAKTGDLLKAKIQSRPDRQELERRHILEQESHVDPSLAEKQRMLKKARLADQLNDQLSHRPGPLELIKKNILHTEENIETAVKSGILAFKATSEGSSGRPQHPSSYCGPSEEVSPSPSPPSTLSPVSSTSSSQHPAPGKDPTKRKKTKQSKQLKSRFKFHEYKGPPNAQKASSPPGSVETPYKLLLQQQQLLLQLTLPASPAPSPAASDSSDALGAPPPPPLPPAAASLPTISLARFEDMKVSDLRAECKRRNLRVSGPKPQLIDRLRPYLLEMQEEAPRSPVSVASPESKAESEPSEDIVQSQRRLIEELERQLEESRQQLEAVRREATGAAASDQRRRLIQAHLCVTQLRAKLDALQQHPAPPPPPPRYVIAASDAAPERFLRLFTVTPPTATGEVSADVTSSKSGNSAYILNGVKVVPIAILPTTHYEPEHTIPVPPPPPPPPPPLPPISHAVVATSIHDSAEDSQIMDDVLEILVENGELPPSAVGDVTPNHSLDAGYLTGSSEFTPTDVLSDEILGDSHVRDSLAADELQRELNDIENEIMNHADLNSVNSRLDVDHTVTDIDSDLNVDLLANSEFNANFCNSDSTSDNHDDFFGRLLAGDTHAAMDIDDDVPERMSMTPLTNGDILDHTRTGFEDMNDLSLPSLQNEDTRHHSFDERSCEFDFKDFDLSSNMNVDSDAYDYMNHELIPNLFRRGHMPQCDPVLGGVPARPAPRPALKHYSWDKIEFDAT
- the LOC125069101 gene encoding actin cytoskeleton-regulatory complex protein PAN1 isoform X2; this translates as MLGNNRSAFTHKGIEMKILKVSESRSSCGGGGGSEGSEGRASWRVTLDHDLVETLSAIYPEWFKQPRRAPERSRAASPSHSPASPRTPSTPPEDDTFSSGAEEMAGRQASCSGTSEPPSSPPRVSPPKVVVDDSPLQPAMGKHKESLKVKLMMRRPINQLVAQGIMPPLKTPPAYFKQRMQLERAKTGDLLKAKIQSRPDRQELERRHILEQESHVDPSLAEKQRMLKKARLADQLNDQLSHRPGPLELIKKNILHTEENIETAVKSGILAFKATSEGSSGRPQHPSSYCGPSEEVSPSPSPPSTLSPVSSTSSSQHPAPGKDPTKRKKTKQSKQLKSRFKFHEYKGPPNAQKASSPPGSVETPYKLLLQQQQLLLQLTLPASPAPSPAASDSSDALGAPPPPPLPPAAASLPTISLARFEDMKVSDLRAECKRRNLRVSGPKPQLIDRLRPYLLEMQEEAPRSPVSVASPESKAESEPSEDIVQSQRRLIEELERQLEESRQQLEAVRREATGAAASDQRRRLIQAHLCVTQLRAKLDALQQHPAPPPPPPRYVIAASDAAPERFLRLFTVTPPTATGEVSADVTSSKSGNSAYILNGVKVVPIAILPTTHYEPEHTIPVPPPPPPPPPPLPPISHAVVATSIHDSAEDSQIMDDVLEILVENGELPPSAVGDVTPNHSLDAGYLTGSSEFTPTDVLSDEILGDSHVRDSLAADELQRELNDIENEIMNHADLNSVNSRLDVDHTVTDIDSDLNVDLLANSEFNANFCNSDSTSDNHDDFFGRLLAGDTHAAMDIDDDVPERMSMTPLTNGDILDHTRTGFEDMNDLSLPSLQNEDTRHHSFDERSCEFDFKDFDLSSNMNVDSDAYDYMNHELIPNLFRRGHMPQCDPVLGGVPARPAPRPALKHYSWDKIEFDAT
- the LOC125069101 gene encoding phosphatidylinositol 4,5-bisphosphate 5-phosphatase A isoform X4, whose translation is MAGRQASCSGTSEPPSSPPRVSPPKVVVDDSPLQPAMGKHKESLKVKLMMRRPINQLVAQGIMPPLKTPPAYFKQRMQLERAKTGDLLKAKIQSRPDRQELERRHILEQESHVDPSLAEKQRMLKKARLADQLNDQLSHRPGPLELIKKNILHTEENIETAVKSGILAFKATSEGSSGRPQHPSSYCGPSEEVSPSPSPPSTLSPVSSTSSSQHPAPGKDPTKRKKTKQSKQLKSRFKFHEYKGPPNAQKASSPPGSVETPYKLLLQQQQLLLQLTLPASPAPSPAASDSSDALGAPPPPPLPPAAASLPTISLARFEDMKVSDLRAECKRRNLRVSGPKPQLIDRLRPYLLEMQEEAPRSPVSVASPESKAESEPSEDIVQSQRRLIEELERQLEESRQQLEAVRREATGAAASDQRRRLIQAHLCVTQLRAKLDALQQHPAPPPPPPRYVIAASDAAPERFLRLFTVTPPTATGEVSADVTSSKSGNSAYILNGVKVVPIAILPTTHYEPEHTIPVPPPPPPPPPPLPPISHAVVATSIHDSAEDSQIMDDVLEILVENGELPPSAVGDVTPNHSLDAGYLTGSSEFTPTDVLSDEILGDSHVRDSLAADELQRELNDIENEIMNHADLNSVNSRLDVDHTVTDIDSDLNVDLLANSEFNANFCNSDSTSDNHDDFFGRLLAGDTHAAMDIDDDVPERMSMTPLTNGDILDHTRTGFEDMNDLSLPSLQNEDTRHHSFDERSCEFDFKDFDLSSNMNVDSDAYDYMNHELIPNLFRRGHMPQCDPVLGGVPARPAPRPALKHYSWDKIEFDAT
- the LOC125069346 gene encoding protein cornichon homolog 4, coding for MILAETFLFFLALIDNGAILFLLVYYIITLSDLECDYLNAQECCDRLNYWLLPKYIAHSFITILLLLHGHVILFLFNLPMFIYLTFEYFTIPQGNLGAYDPAEIHNRGQLKKHLRDVMIYIGYYLLFFFIYLYCFILALLKGDPIRRGSDDEIVTEI